The Brevibacillus brevis genome contains a region encoding:
- a CDS encoding nucleotide sugar dehydrogenase: MARYEELQQKIQRKTARVGVIGLGYVGLPLAVETIKSGYTVIGIDLHGGKIESLKRGESYVQDISNDTLQECLATNRFFPTTDYSVIEELDAISICVPTPLSPNQDPDTSYITNVVEQIKRFMKRGMLITLESTTYPGTTEELIQREFEKLGYRAGIDFFLCYSPERVDPGNRKYSTYNTPKVIGGTTERCMELGTLLYGNLVKTVVPVSSPKVAEMSKLLENTFRSVNIAFMNEMAMMCDRMGINVWEVIKAASTKPFGFMPFYPGPGIGGHCIPLDPMYLSWKAKGFRFHSQFIEIAQSINDNMPDYVRNKTAQVLNIYAKAINSSRILILGMAYKPEVDDLRESPGLEIYELFTNSGATVDYYDPYAQSFVNKKGEIVHSIDNDYEAFKTYDCMVLITNHQCFAYQELADLGVAIIDTRNAFEGITNPNVYRIGTSVAIRQEKEVVSLLA; this comes from the coding sequence ATGGCGAGATACGAGGAACTGCAACAGAAGATTCAACGAAAGACAGCGAGAGTGGGTGTCATTGGGCTTGGGTATGTAGGTCTGCCGCTTGCAGTAGAGACGATCAAGAGCGGTTATACCGTAATCGGAATCGATCTGCATGGCGGAAAAATCGAGAGCCTGAAAAGAGGAGAGTCTTACGTCCAGGATATTTCTAATGATACCTTGCAGGAATGCCTCGCGACCAACCGCTTTTTTCCGACGACTGATTATAGCGTCATCGAGGAGCTGGATGCGATTAGCATTTGCGTTCCGACGCCACTCAGTCCCAATCAGGACCCGGACACCTCTTACATTACAAACGTCGTCGAGCAAATCAAGCGATTCATGAAAAGAGGAATGCTCATTACGCTGGAGAGCACAACCTATCCGGGAACGACGGAGGAGCTGATCCAGCGCGAATTTGAAAAGCTGGGCTATCGGGCTGGCATTGACTTTTTCCTCTGCTACTCGCCAGAGAGGGTCGACCCGGGCAATCGCAAATACAGTACGTACAATACGCCAAAGGTGATCGGCGGGACGACAGAGCGTTGCATGGAGTTAGGGACACTCTTGTACGGCAACCTGGTCAAAACCGTCGTACCAGTCTCCTCGCCAAAGGTGGCGGAGATGTCCAAGCTTTTGGAAAACACCTTCCGCAGCGTCAATATTGCCTTCATGAATGAGATGGCGATGATGTGCGACAGAATGGGCATCAATGTTTGGGAAGTAATCAAGGCCGCATCGACCAAGCCTTTCGGGTTCATGCCGTTTTACCCGGGACCCGGAATCGGTGGGCATTGCATACCGCTCGATCCGATGTATTTGTCGTGGAAGGCCAAGGGCTTTCGTTTTCACAGCCAATTTATTGAGATTGCCCAATCGATTAACGACAACATGCCGGACTATGTGCGAAATAAGACAGCACAGGTGCTCAACATTTACGCCAAAGCAATCAACAGCTCGCGCATCTTGATTCTCGGCATGGCCTACAAGCCGGAAGTCGATGACTTGCGGGAATCACCTGGGCTGGAGATTTACGAGCTGTTCACCAATAGCGGAGCAACAGTCGACTATTACGACCCGTATGCGCAGAGCTTTGTGAACAAAAAAGGCGAGATCGTCCATTCCATCGACAATGACTACGAGGCATTCAAGACTTACGATTGCATGGTGCTCATTACGAATCACCAATGCTTTGCCTATCAGGAGCTGGCCGATTTGGGCGTGGCCATTATCGATACACGCAATGCGTTTGAGGGCATCACGAATCCGAATGTGTATCGCATCGGAACCTCTGTCGCTATCAGACAGGAGAAGGAAGTCGTCAGCTTGCTCGCATAA
- a CDS encoding response regulator transcription factor, giving the protein MSNLVPVFYEHLSKMEEKQLACGVILVACKTLTKESMELIKQDLGTRSGDGSEIDLHYAYDKNKQLFGILLEGQKLSNTHFYALRVKDYLQEHKLLAGSLLIASFPESSRSSGQMLMRMIQEMREPGAHGEIKIYEQNPAQKEEPASILLVNHDETVNEFLSIYFQRKGYLVTVANDGMDGMEKYQEVAPDLVITDLNLPILNGYQLMEKIKHISASMSKIMVLTDKRLEEDVQKSFAMGASDYITKPFSPVELEARVKRLIS; this is encoded by the coding sequence ATGAGTAATCTCGTACCTGTTTTTTACGAGCATCTGAGCAAGATGGAAGAGAAACAATTGGCGTGTGGGGTTATTCTGGTGGCTTGCAAAACCCTCACGAAAGAGTCGATGGAGCTGATCAAGCAAGACCTGGGCACTCGTTCAGGAGACGGCTCCGAGATTGATTTACACTACGCCTATGACAAAAACAAGCAGCTCTTCGGAATACTGCTTGAGGGTCAGAAGCTTTCGAACACCCATTTTTATGCTTTGCGTGTAAAAGACTATTTGCAAGAGCACAAATTGCTTGCGGGCAGCCTCTTGATTGCGAGTTTTCCCGAAAGCTCGCGCTCGTCCGGGCAAATGCTGATGCGGATGATCCAAGAGATGAGAGAGCCAGGCGCTCATGGGGAGATCAAGATTTACGAGCAGAATCCCGCTCAAAAAGAGGAGCCGGCAAGTATTTTGCTGGTTAACCATGATGAGACTGTCAACGAGTTTTTGAGCATCTACTTTCAGCGCAAAGGGTATCTCGTTACGGTAGCCAATGACGGGATGGATGGCATGGAAAAATATCAGGAGGTCGCCCCTGATCTTGTGATTACCGACCTGAATCTCCCTATCCTCAATGGATACCAGCTCATGGAAAAAATCAAGCATATCAGCGCTTCCATGAGCAAGATTATGGTGCTCACAGACAAACGTCTGGAAGAAGATGTGCAAAAATCGTTTGCGATGGGAGCATCTGACTACATTACCAAACCATTTTCCCCGGTTGAATTGGAAGCCAGGGTGAAAAGGCTGATTTCATAA